The Pyrus communis chromosome 2, drPyrComm1.1, whole genome shotgun sequence genome includes a window with the following:
- the LOC137726072 gene encoding U-box domain-containing protein 29-like — protein MARERDHLYITVPNLFRCPISMDVMRSPVSLCTGVTYDRASIQHWLESGHDTCPATMQTLQSKDVIPNLTLRRLINLWAQSHGPSSPASSPSLSSQHLASLVQFLQSDNQSEKFSQNIVHSLSRAADFARASDENRRFVASFDGFVTAIVGVLNREGVETEVLESVIKVLDSVLPQSGVNEQLSRLMVKSNGNSLASIRLVLQKGNLSSKIESVRVLDSIALDAESKRLIAEKEGLLSVLIDLLGSETDQNLHGAVFSCLSSVSVTRSIKAELVQVGLVRFITSTLLNPDTNTPLAEKSLKLLSTIATCAEGRSAISGEEKCAGAVAERLMKVSRGATEDGVAVLWSVCCMLGDKRARESVAGGNGVAKVLLVMQSGYGEGHFVRRMCGDLVKVLSVGLGLGLRYDTKTIHIMPC, from the coding sequence ATGGCGAGGGAGCGCGACCACCTCTACATCACCGTCCCCAACCTCTTCCGCTGCCCCATCTCCATGGACGTCATGCGCTCCCCCGTCAGCCTCTGCACCGGCGTCACATACGACCGCGCCAGCATCCAGCACTGGCTCGAATCCGGCCACGACACCTGCCCCGCCACCATGCAGACTCTCCAATCCAAGGACGTCATCCCCAACCTCACTCTCCGCCGTCTAATCAACCTCTGGGCCCAGTCCCACGGCCCTTCCTCGCCGgcctcctctccctctctctcctcccagCACCTGGCCTCCCTCGTCCAATTCCTCCAAAGCGATAACCAGAGCGAGAAATTCAGCCAAAATATCGTCCATTCGTTGTCGAGGGCGGCCGATTTCGCGAGGGCCAGCGACGAGAATCGGAGGTTTGTGGCGAGTTTCGACGGCTTCGTCACCGCCATTGTCGGGGTTCTGAACAGAGAAGGCGTCGAAACTGAGGTCCTCGAATCAGTAATTAAGGTTTTGGATTCGGTTTTGCCTCAGAGCGGAGTCAACGAGCAATTGAGCCGATTAATGGTAAAGAGCAACGGCAATTCCCTCGCGTCGATTCGATTGGTGTTGCAGAAAGGCAACCTGAGCTCGAAGATCGAATCCGTCAGGGTTTTGGATTCGATCGCGCTCGACGCCGAGTCGAAACGGTTAATCGCAGAGAAGGAAGGCTTACTGTCCGTACTCATCGATCTATTGGGCTCGGAAACCGATCAGAACCTGCACGGTGCCGTTTTCTCGTGCTTATCATCCGTGTCCGTGACTCGGTCAATCAAAGCCGAGCTCGTCCAGGTCGGACTCGTCCGATTCATAACGTCAACGCTGTTAAACCCGGACACCAACACTCCCCTGGCGGAGAAGTCTTTAAAGCTATTGTCCACGATTGCCACTTGCGCGGAGGGCCGGTCGGCGATCAGCGGGGAGGAGAAGTGCGCGGGGGCGGTGGCGGAGAGGCTGATGAAGGTGTCGAGGGGGGCGACTGAGGACGGCGTAGCGGTGCTGTGGAGCGTGTGCTGCATGTTGGGGGACAAGAGGGCGAGGGAGAGCGTGGCGGGAGGGAATGGGGTGGCGAAGGTGCTGTTGGTGATGCAGAGTGGGTATGGGGAGGGGCATTTTGTGAGGAGGATGTGTGGGGATTTGGTCAAAGTTTTGAGCGTCGGGTTGGGGTTGGGGTTGAGGTATGACACCAAGACTATACATATCATGCCTTGTTAG